The Sorangiineae bacterium MSr11954 DNA segment GGTGTATACTGCATGCAATCGCTCACTCCCAAAGATCACGCCGAGGCGGTCGCGCTTTATCGAAGTGAGATCGTAGGCTCCCTCACGCGCCGCGAGCTCGATCGCGGCCAGTTGGCCGAGGCGCTCACCGAGCTTTCTCAGCAGCGCTTTCGTCCACCACGAGGCCACTCGTCGCGCACCTACTCGGTCGCGACACTCGAGCGTTGGTACTACGCGTACAAGGAAGGAGGCCTCGAAGCGCTGCGTCCGCAGGCCCGTTGCGACCGTGGTCGGGGGCGCGAGATGCCCGTCGCCCTGCGCGAGCTTTTGGTCGACATTCGCCACGAGCATCCGTCGGCATCGGTGCCGCTCATCCTGCAGACGCTCGGAGCCGACGGGCGCCTCGAGCCGGGCACCGTCAGCGCGTCGACGGTGCGCCGTTTCTTCGCCGAGCGCGGGCTCGACAAGGCATCGCTGCGCGCCGGCGGTACGCGCGGCAAGATGCGGTTGCGTTGGCAGGCCGAGCATCCGGGCGCCCTCTGGCAGGGGGATGTCTGCCATGGCGCGCCGCTCGTCCATTCGTCCGGCTCGACGACTGTGCGCATCCACGCGCTCATGGATGATGCGTCTCGCTACGTCATTGCACTTGAAGCCATGACCTACGAGCGCGAGATCGACATGCTGTCGGTCTTCGTACGCGCCGTGCGCAAGCATGGTCCCCCCGACGCCATGTACCTCGACAACGGCGCCACCTACCGCGGCGAGACGCTCTCTCTCTCGTGCGCCCGTATGGGCACCACGCTGGTGCATT contains these protein-coding regions:
- a CDS encoding DDE-type integrase/transposase/recombinase, yielding MQSLTPKDHAEAVALYRSEIVGSLTRRELDRGQLAEALTELSQQRFRPPRGHSSRTYSVATLERWYYAYKEGGLEALRPQARCDRGRGREMPVALRELLVDIRHEHPSASVPLILQTLGADGRLEPGTVSASTVRRFFAERGLDKASLRAGGTRGKMRLRWQAEHPGALWQGDVCHGAPLVHSSGSTTVRIHALMDDASRYVIALEAMTYEREIDMLSVFVRAVRKHGPPDAMYLDNGATYRGETLSLSCARMGTTLVHSKPYDAPARGKIERFWRTLREGCLDHIGSLTSLHALNVRLWAWLDEHYHKTPHGALMGKTPLEVFTAAASEPDPFDERKLRAALTVHARRRVRRDNTIAMDGVDWETDLHFLAGQLVSVSRCLVDPSEPPFIDHEGKRFVLHPVDPVRNATRPRSAQNLDEPHVARVAFDPSRALLDKALGRKPEGSR